In Candidatus Krumholzibacteriia bacterium, the following proteins share a genomic window:
- a CDS encoding DUF4384 domain-containing protein, with translation MKRTTLNMMIAAIALAAIALAAPTAQADPPGIVVSGQAGVRVWVDGGDIFPAYNDVSIYLRADRDCYATLLLVDTDGYLHVLYPSSPYDRVWLRGGRTYRYNACDVGLDRLDGVGIAHLYAVGSPVPFDYSYYGASVFVGGFGFRVYGDPYVACRDFYVSLLPASCRWDFVTVGCARFYVRQWVRYPAYLCSAYGGVHVRIGDNCRQCAGVYDSYRCNVADPYQALRPAPAKFKSVYTTSRGPAPSGRVTEARARSVQRTVEPRPVKSVERVKVVSTSGSRAAERTPVKISERKVKGTSAKPGADNARSARGTTAVKTTKTVTKAKSSTASGQKKGAAKRVRQAR, from the coding sequence GATCGCGCTGGCCGCGCCGACGGCGCAGGCCGACCCCCCGGGCATCGTGGTATCCGGACAGGCCGGCGTGCGGGTGTGGGTGGACGGCGGGGATATCTTCCCGGCGTACAACGACGTCTCCATCTACCTGCGGGCGGACCGCGACTGCTACGCGACCCTGCTGCTGGTGGACACGGACGGCTATCTGCACGTGCTCTACCCCTCGTCGCCGTACGATCGCGTGTGGCTGCGCGGTGGCCGCACCTATCGCTACAACGCGTGCGACGTGGGTCTCGACCGGCTGGACGGCGTGGGTATTGCGCACCTGTATGCGGTCGGAAGCCCGGTGCCGTTCGACTACTCCTACTATGGCGCGTCGGTGTTCGTGGGCGGGTTTGGATTCCGCGTCTACGGGGATCCGTATGTGGCCTGCCGCGACTTCTACGTGTCGCTGCTGCCGGCATCGTGCCGCTGGGACTTCGTGACCGTGGGTTGCGCGCGCTTCTACGTGCGCCAGTGGGTGCGCTACCCGGCGTACCTGTGCTCGGCCTACGGTGGCGTGCACGTGCGCATCGGTGACAACTGCCGCCAGTGTGCCGGCGTGTACGACTCGTACCGCTGCAACGTGGCGGATCCGTACCAGGCGCTGCGGCCGGCGCCCGCGAAGTTCAAGAGCGTGTACACGACGAGCCGCGGACCGGCCCCGAGCGGCCGTGTTACCGAAGCGCGGGCCAGGTCGGTGCAGCGCACCGTCGAGCCGCGGCCGGTGAAGAGTGTCGAGCGGGTGAAGGTCGTGTCGACCAGCGGGTCGCGCGCGGCCGAGCGCACCCCGGTGAAGATCAGTGAACGCAAGGTCAAGGGTACGTCCGCGAAGCCGGGCGCCGACAACGCGCGCAGCGCGCGCGGGACGACAGCCGTCAAGACGACGAAAACCGTCACGAAGGCCAAGTCCAGCACCGCTTCTGGACAGAAGAAGGGAGCCGCGAAACGGGTTCGCCAGGCTCGCTAA
- a CDS encoding T9SS type A sorting domain-containing protein codes for MSFSTRRLPRLAGLCLIVSALAASPSSGGRQVPAYRSPDRPGQIRPVAPVTSNGALNVYQRDRLRSLVTPAAAVRDDTLRVLAFQVQFQDTLMGGQPGSNRPLRDTTWFSNELEHMAQYFRGASRGHLQVAWTIDDSLYTLPQKMSYYGSDTFEDQRVVELAQTVIDQADARNNFAAYDHVFIIHAGAGQETDIGGDSPIQIWSSFYDIGDIRSAQDDPASPGLATGDQVAGDPFFVDNFAIVPSHASQDFATVGTLGIWSFQIGSRVGLVPTFDSTPGGVPDSQGVGAFCLMGYGLFNVNGFVPGFPCAFNRVIAGWLDPVVIDADPAAATVRLADINTGAETDTLCIRVPITEGEYYLVVNRVHDANFDSLFTFGDADSNLIPNNTDSLEGAEFDFFLTDLTNPYLYRYSPAYGFDVLLRHTGSGIYIWHVDERVVSDAVTSGFLPDDYVARKGIDLEEADGVQDLDRLGSAAFSLGSYFDSYRTGEGNETVLGSSTQPASVSNSGVATGIAIETLSPAGSFMRVNVQREISYTEVRARWDASSPSQPASVVDLDGAGDAEIVVLSDDVGVFVFKPDGSEWVDGDANPATVDPYIAAPGVSWAGPPAFADLDGNPGDEIVATALGGRVYAWTYTGSELVDGDGDPGTQGVLYQGQPMLTPPMLVDVTGDGRPEVVITERVGGGARMSFVDATGAVVAPAAADIAPLWPLSLPAQRVKALALSRVTDSGTETFGVVAACTDTIALRTFVAWTPAARAGAALAAPPVAWSSTLVNGGKPADVVPSAPAAGDVDGDNDDEIVVALADGRVFVLDPLGAMSDALSSRQTGQLRAAAPSDPVLGDVDGDGALEIALWDSEYMYILKSNARTMIEWPVVIRPEADGEAPVIDPDRQMESALVADIDGNGAVDVLFPLDDGTLVAVGVSGAKVRSFPRVGPSDMGTAPSLAQVSSGVWSLVSLGSNALFAGLDAINDEVTTDDETALSIQSLDGSVAAAAWPVSRGDLARTGRSSGGSAPATSSAPYDAGSFIIYPNPVTGDEVHARVATNTRATVQLSVYTVEGQEALTRSFEVNPNGLPDTPFDEVINVAALKSGVYLLRLKIDGDSGSGSLVKTFAIRR; via the coding sequence TTGAGCTTCAGCACCCGTCGTCTTCCGCGCCTCGCAGGCCTGTGCCTGATCGTGTCGGCGCTGGCCGCGTCGCCGTCATCGGGCGGGCGGCAGGTTCCCGCGTACCGGAGCCCCGATCGCCCCGGGCAGATTCGGCCCGTGGCACCGGTCACATCAAACGGCGCACTCAACGTTTATCAACGCGACCGCCTGCGCTCGCTGGTGACGCCCGCCGCTGCCGTACGGGATGACACGCTGCGGGTCCTCGCCTTCCAGGTCCAGTTCCAGGACACCCTCATGGGCGGCCAGCCCGGCAGCAACCGTCCGCTGCGGGACACCACCTGGTTCTCCAACGAACTCGAACACATGGCGCAGTATTTCCGCGGGGCATCGCGCGGGCACCTGCAGGTGGCGTGGACCATCGACGACTCGCTCTACACGCTGCCGCAGAAGATGAGCTACTACGGCTCGGACACCTTCGAAGACCAGCGCGTGGTCGAGCTGGCGCAGACGGTGATCGACCAGGCGGACGCGCGCAACAACTTCGCGGCCTACGATCACGTGTTCATCATTCACGCGGGCGCGGGGCAGGAAACCGACATCGGCGGCGACTCGCCCATCCAGATCTGGTCGAGCTTCTACGACATTGGAGACATCCGCAGCGCACAGGACGACCCCGCCTCGCCGGGCCTTGCCACCGGCGACCAGGTGGCGGGCGACCCGTTCTTCGTGGACAACTTCGCCATCGTGCCGTCGCACGCATCACAGGACTTCGCCACCGTGGGGACACTGGGAATCTGGTCCTTCCAGATTGGCAGCCGGGTGGGGCTGGTGCCGACCTTCGATTCCACCCCGGGTGGTGTTCCGGATTCGCAGGGGGTGGGAGCCTTCTGCCTGATGGGCTACGGGCTGTTCAACGTGAATGGCTTCGTTCCCGGCTTTCCGTGCGCGTTCAACCGCGTGATCGCGGGCTGGCTGGATCCGGTGGTGATCGATGCCGACCCCGCCGCCGCCACCGTGCGCCTCGCGGACATCAATACCGGCGCCGAGACCGACACGCTCTGCATCCGCGTGCCCATCACCGAGGGCGAGTACTACCTGGTGGTCAACCGCGTGCACGACGCCAACTTCGACAGCCTGTTCACCTTCGGCGATGCGGACAGCAACCTCATTCCCAACAACACCGACTCGCTGGAAGGCGCGGAGTTCGATTTCTTTCTCACCGACCTCACCAACCCCTACCTGTACCGCTACAGCCCCGCCTACGGGTTCGACGTGCTGCTGCGCCACACCGGGAGCGGCATCTACATCTGGCACGTGGATGAGCGCGTGGTGAGCGATGCCGTCACGAGCGGCTTCCTGCCCGACGACTACGTTGCGCGCAAGGGGATCGACCTCGAGGAAGCGGACGGCGTGCAGGACCTCGACCGTCTCGGCTCGGCCGCCTTTTCGCTGGGCAGTTACTTCGATTCGTACCGTACCGGCGAGGGCAACGAAACCGTGCTCGGTTCCTCCACCCAGCCCGCCTCGGTGTCCAACTCCGGGGTGGCGACGGGCATCGCCATCGAAACACTCTCTCCGGCCGGAAGCTTCATGCGAGTGAACGTGCAGCGCGAGATTTCGTACACGGAGGTGCGCGCGCGCTGGGACGCGAGCTCACCGTCGCAGCCGGCCAGCGTTGTGGACCTGGATGGCGCGGGTGACGCCGAGATCGTGGTGCTCTCCGACGACGTGGGCGTGTTCGTGTTCAAGCCGGACGGAAGCGAGTGGGTGGACGGCGACGCCAACCCCGCCACCGTCGACCCCTACATCGCCGCGCCGGGTGTGTCGTGGGCGGGGCCGCCCGCGTTCGCGGACCTCGACGGCAATCCCGGCGACGAAATTGTTGCGACCGCGCTCGGCGGGCGTGTGTACGCGTGGACGTACACCGGTTCCGAACTGGTGGATGGGGACGGCGATCCCGGCACGCAGGGGGTTCTCTACCAGGGCCAGCCGATGCTGACGCCGCCCATGCTGGTGGACGTCACCGGTGACGGGCGGCCGGAAGTGGTCATCACCGAGCGCGTCGGCGGCGGGGCGCGCATGAGCTTTGTGGACGCCACCGGAGCGGTGGTCGCGCCGGCTGCGGCCGACATCGCACCGCTGTGGCCGCTCTCATTGCCCGCTCAGCGCGTGAAGGCGCTCGCGCTCTCGCGCGTGACCGACAGCGGAACCGAGACGTTCGGTGTGGTGGCCGCCTGCACCGACACCATCGCGTTGCGCACCTTCGTTGCGTGGACGCCGGCGGCGCGCGCCGGGGCGGCGCTCGCGGCGCCACCGGTGGCGTGGAGCAGCACGCTGGTGAATGGCGGCAAGCCGGCTGACGTCGTGCCCTCAGCGCCCGCGGCGGGCGACGTGGACGGTGACAACGACGACGAGATCGTGGTGGCACTCGCCGACGGGCGCGTGTTCGTACTCGACCCGCTAGGCGCGATGAGTGACGCCCTGTCGAGCCGCCAGACAGGACAGTTGCGCGCAGCTGCTCCGTCGGACCCCGTGCTGGGCGACGTGGACGGCGACGGCGCGCTCGAGATCGCGCTGTGGGATTCCGAGTACATGTATATCCTCAAGTCGAACGCGCGCACGATGATCGAGTGGCCGGTGGTGATCCGTCCCGAGGCCGACGGGGAAGCGCCGGTCATCGATCCGGACCGTCAGATGGAGAGCGCGCTCGTGGCGGACATCGACGGCAACGGCGCCGTTGACGTGCTCTTCCCGCTCGACGACGGCACCCTGGTGGCGGTCGGGGTCTCGGGCGCGAAGGTGCGATCCTTTCCGCGCGTGGGACCGTCGGACATGGGCACGGCGCCGTCGCTGGCCCAGGTGTCAAGCGGCGTGTGGAGTCTGGTGTCGCTGGGTTCCAACGCGCTCTTTGCCGGGCTGGACGCCATCAACGATGAGGTGACGACCGATGACGAGACGGCGTTGTCCATCCAGTCGCTGGACGGTTCGGTGGCCGCCGCGGCCTGGCCGGTTTCGCGCGGGGATCTGGCGCGCACCGGGCGCTCCTCGGGTGGATCCGCACCGGCCACGTCGAGCGCCCCCTACGATGCCGGATCGTTTATCATCTACCCCAACCCGGTCACCGGCGACGAGGTGCACGCCCGGGTAGCGACCAACACCCGTGCCACGGTGCAGTTGTCCGTCTACACGGTGGAAGGCCAGGAGGCGCTCACGAGGTCGTTCGAGGTCAATCCGAACGGTCTGCCGGACACGCCCTTCGACGAAGTGATCAACGTGGCCGCGCTCAAGAGCGGTGTCTACCTGCTTCGCCTCAAGATCGACGGCGACAGCGGTAGTGGATCGCTGGTCAAGACGTTCGCGATCCGGCGTTGA
- a CDS encoding PorV/PorQ family protein — translation MRWQHILISALIVAMPAAGRAADPGSAGALFLRIGVGARASAMGEAYTAVAEDASSVFWNPGAMAPVLGTKVTLAHVEYFQTIRLEQAAVTHETEFGTLGFLFTGMFMDDMDRYDVDPSAVPLGTFGAYDMSFAVAYARYIVPNTSIGVSLKSVYQRIDELSATGFAVDAGIYHTSKIRGVKLAAVAGNLGTPMNFDTEEYALPRYVKVGASYEREVASIEGRVLFTFDAMFPNDDDWRQHIGAEYSYRRLLALRAGYKAGYDSQGATFGFGVNYRELSLDYAFLPIGNDLGDNHRFGLGFNF, via the coding sequence ATGCGCTGGCAACACATTCTGATATCCGCCCTCATTGTGGCCATGCCCGCGGCGGGGCGCGCGGCCGACCCTGGTTCGGCGGGGGCGCTGTTTCTGCGCATCGGCGTGGGCGCGCGCGCGTCGGCCATGGGTGAGGCCTACACCGCGGTGGCGGAAGACGCGTCCTCCGTGTTCTGGAACCCGGGCGCAATGGCGCCGGTGCTGGGGACGAAGGTCACGCTGGCGCACGTGGAGTATTTCCAGACCATCCGTCTGGAGCAGGCTGCGGTGACCCACGAAACCGAGTTCGGCACGCTGGGTTTTCTGTTCACCGGCATGTTCATGGACGACATGGACCGTTATGACGTCGACCCCAGTGCGGTGCCGCTGGGCACCTTCGGCGCCTACGACATGTCGTTTGCGGTGGCGTACGCGCGTTACATCGTACCCAATACGTCAATCGGGGTCTCGCTCAAGTCTGTCTACCAGCGCATCGACGAGCTGTCCGCCACCGGCTTCGCGGTGGACGCGGGCATCTACCACACCTCCAAGATCCGCGGTGTCAAGCTGGCGGCGGTGGCCGGCAACCTGGGCACGCCGATGAACTTCGATACCGAGGAGTACGCGCTGCCGCGCTACGTCAAGGTGGGGGCCAGCTACGAGCGTGAAGTGGCGAGTATCGAGGGGCGGGTGCTGTTCACCTTCGACGCCATGTTCCCCAACGACGACGACTGGCGCCAGCACATCGGCGCCGAGTATTCGTATCGCAGGCTGCTGGCGCTGCGCGCGGGCTACAAGGCGGGCTACGATTCGCAGGGGGCTACGTTCGGCTTCGGCGTCAACTATCGCGAGCTGTCGCTGGACTACGCGTTCCTGCCCATCGGCAACGACCTCGGCGACAACCACCGCTTCGGGCTCGGGTTCAACTTCTAG
- a CDS encoding UDP-2,3-diacylglucosamine diphosphatase: protein MRNGPIDFRPVAATDIRVVADTHFRDRDLPGEAERRDRFLRFLDSLAPGTFLVLLGDIFDFYFEYRSVVSRRYLDIYEALDRCRGRRVDVHFLGGNHDHWVGSFFTHDLGITVHHEEIRIAAQGRKLVLAHGDLVMPRDYGYKMLKSVIRNRAVIGASRWIHPDLLDAIARGVAHGSRQYFSVPQEKRARAVEGHAWQSFFARGNDAFVMGHVHYPMHVTRDGHEFMIVGDWLEHFTYGRLSNGRLRLETTRS, encoded by the coding sequence ATGCGCAACGGCCCCATCGATTTCCGGCCCGTCGCCGCCACCGATATCAGGGTGGTGGCGGATACGCATTTCCGCGACCGGGACCTCCCCGGGGAGGCCGAACGGCGCGATCGCTTCCTGCGCTTCCTCGACTCGCTCGCCCCGGGGACCTTTCTGGTTCTGCTGGGCGACATCTTCGACTTCTACTTCGAGTACCGTTCGGTGGTGAGCCGCCGCTACCTGGACATCTACGAGGCCCTGGACCGCTGCCGGGGGCGCAGGGTCGACGTGCACTTCCTGGGCGGCAACCACGACCACTGGGTGGGCAGCTTCTTCACGCACGACCTCGGCATCACCGTCCACCACGAGGAGATCCGCATCGCGGCGCAGGGCCGCAAGCTGGTGCTGGCCCACGGCGACCTGGTGATGCCCCGCGACTACGGCTACAAGATGCTCAAGAGCGTCATCCGCAACCGCGCGGTGATCGGCGCGTCGCGCTGGATTCACCCCGACCTGTTGGACGCGATTGCGCGCGGCGTCGCCCACGGCAGCCGCCAGTATTTCAGTGTTCCCCAGGAGAAGCGCGCGCGCGCGGTGGAGGGGCATGCCTGGCAGAGTTTCTTTGCGCGCGGGAATGATGCCTTCGTGATGGGACACGTGCACTACCCCATGCACGTGACGCGCGACGGCCACGAGTTCATGATCGTGGGAGACTGGCTGGAGCACTTCACGTACGGAAGGCTCAGCAACGGAAGGCTGCGGCTCGAGACGACTAGAAGTTGA